The following proteins are encoded in a genomic region of Hyla sarda isolate aHylSar1 chromosome 3, aHylSar1.hap1, whole genome shotgun sequence:
- the LOC130360829 gene encoding thrombomodulin-like yields MHLYHLACSALMLVQLALQEELVSEFVCSDNICYSVSWMSRRFAKSRATCKDKNGDLMTVKNSVQRDVINEFMTKVKKEDTRVWIGLEHTDDCTDLLQPLRGFRWVTGDNHTDYTNWRNGEQKCDASPLCVTVHKDGTWEETSCDYKADGYLCEISHSLSCFPLALPYSYTITYYHFALGMGNINSPGFPPGTNVQISTDPDITNLSCVDKSDGTVAWSRETPGAWSCLIENGGCEQDCVEVSGTAECKCPPESELKADLRGCTKPCDPSPCSQQCVPDPSPLGFFCMCSEGYTLAADGKTCEDIDDCAANPNICEHHCTNTIGGFVCECKLGFEMVNKCDPEYNCVTECQDIDECQLTLCEHKCENYPGGHRCVCDEGFVIDQNNVTKCKQICNKSVCQAECSVCTANCSQAHKYCRCPQGYILHQNDDGKDVCIDIDECADSPCDGLSCINTHGSYTCTYLEGHTTQATEAPPDIPMETPPTSRPADLYSQQTTIMWGICFGILSMFVVLIAMLCHRIKRHYIYQHDLDYNYKNTEKDVVLKKIMMEPQWQL; encoded by the coding sequence ATGCATCTGTACCACCTCGCCTGCAGTGCCCTCATGCTGGTGCAGCTGGCCCTCCAGGAGGAACTCGTATCGGAGTTTGTTTGCTCAGACAATATCTGTTATTCTGTTTCCTGGATGAGCAGGCGCTTTGCTAAGTCGAGAGCAACCTGCAAAGACAAAAATGGGGACCTAATGACTGTGAAGAACTCAGTGCAGAGAGATGTCATCAATGAGTTCATGACCAAGGTGAAGAAAGAAGACACCAGGGTGTGGATAGGGCTGGAGCATACAGATGACTGTACAGACCTGCTGCAGCCCCTGAGGGGCTTTAGGTGGGTGACAGGTGACAATCACACTGACTATACCAACTGGAGGAATGGTGAGCAGAAGTGTGATGCCTCCCCCCTCTGTGTGACTGTGCATAAAGATGGCACCTGGGAAGAGACCAGTTGTGACTACAAGGCTGATGGCTACCTGTGTGAGATAAGTCATTCTTTATCCTGTTTTCCTCTTGCCTTACCTTATTCCTACACTATCACCTATTACCACTTTGCCCTTGGAATGGGCAACATTAATAGTCCTGGGTTCCCACCTGGCACCAATGTACAGATCTCCACAGACCCAGACATTACCAACCTATCTTGTGTAGATAAAAGTGATGGGACTGTGGCTTGGAGCAGGGAGACCCCCGGTGCCTGGAGCTGTCTGATTGAGAATGGGGGCTGTGAGCAGGACTGTGTAGAAGTATCAGGGACTGCAGAGTGTAAGTGTCCTCCAGAGTCAGAGCTTAAAGCTGACCTCAGGGGCTGCACCAAACCCTGTGACCCCAGTCCCTGCAGCCAACAATGTGTCCCAGATCCGAGTCCACTAGGGTTCTTCTGTATGTGTTCTGAAGGCTATACACTAGCAGCTGATGGCAAAACATGTGAAGATATTGATGACTGTGCAGCCAACCCCAATATCTGTGAGCACCACTGCACTAACACAATTGGAGGCTTTGTCTGTGAATGTAAACTAGGATTTGAAATGGTAAATAAGTGTGACCCTGAATATAACTGTGTGACAGAATGTCAGGATATCGACGAGTGTCAACTTACTTTATGTGAACATAAATGTGAAAATTATCCAGGAGGGCACAGATGTGTCTGTGATGAAGGATTTGTCATTGATCAGAATAACGTGACGAAATGCaaacaaatctgcaacaaatctgtctGCCAGGCTGAATGTTCTGTCTGCACGGCTAACTGTTCACAGGCACACAAGTATTGCAGGTGCCCCCAAGGCTACATATTACACCAAAATGATGATGGTAAAGATGTCTGTATCGACATAGATGAGTGTGCTGATTCTCCTTGTGATGGGTTATCATGTATCAATACGCATGGCTCTTACACCTGTACCTACCTGGAGGGCCACACGACACAAGCAACAGAAGCACCTCCAGATATACCTATGGAAACACCACCGACCAGCAGACCAGCAGATCTCTACAGTCAACAGACTACTATAATGTGGGGTATCTGCTTTGGAATACTATCTATGTTCGTTGTCCTGATAGCAATGTTGTGTCACAGGATAAAAAGGCACTACATATACCAACATGATCTGGATTATAACTATAAAAACACTGAAAAGGATGTAGTACTTAAGAAAATAATGATGGAACCCCAGTGGCAGCTTTAG